From Ficedula albicollis isolate OC2 chromosome 7, FicAlb1.5, whole genome shotgun sequence:
ACTAGTGTTCTTAAAGTACAATGTGCATTAAAACTTACAAAATAATTCATGCTCTTCACATGtgaaatactgtgaaaaataaGATGGATGAAGTTAGATAGGAAAACATTCCTGTATCATAAAAATATGTTAGAATGGGACTTATCTATAGTTAAAGCTTTgctttaaaacagattttatttaaaaatcttcttttgcTTTATCTAAAAATTAGCCTTTCTATAAAAACCATTCCTTTAAaactttgctttaaaaacatcattttatattagacaaaatattaaattatacaGGCACAATTAGTTGAGGGCTATAAGAATTTATATTATAGCCCTTCATTTTCCAGTGACTTGCAATACAGTCATAAGATTCTGTGTGTACTGACAACCAGAAGAAAATTCATCCAAAGAAATCaacttttatataaaaataaaataaattaaaacaaaacaaataaaaaaaatctgtcagacCATATTTGACTTGTAAAGGAACTCTGCAGCTGATATATGCCTATCTTGTATTTATCTTGGGAAACATGCATATGCATAAAAACGATTTCCAAAATATTCTCTGAACATGTAGTTTATGATGACACCTTTTATATTTCCTTCAGATACtgtatattaaaataaacaatttccATGTCCACCCTTTTCTCAGTCCAAATCTGTGACCCTTGACACTTCAGAAAGAAGTGAATGAAGAATCaagaatggttttgttttctgaggggaaaatgcaCAGATATATTAAATACCAGAGACAGTAGGGTCTGGTCTTTTCCAtgattttcttgtgttttctgaaaaacatattGCACTAGAGAATTTATGAAGACCTTCATGGTAAAATAGATTATAATATAGATCAAATTGAAGATTTAAAAACCAAAGACTGGATTATGATGATGTGTAACTATGTGCCTAATTTACTGTAATTGAACCATTAATCTTGGGttttaaagcacagaaacatCTGTAAGACTGGCTTTATGTCTCCTAACCACATTAAATAAACTGTCATCAAAAcaactattaaaaaaagaaagaaaaccaagctAAAACCTCATGGGTTTGGGGCTTTCTTGCCATAAAACCATAGTAGATGGAACATCAGTGGCCAAACATGAATCTCTATGGAGTATAATTTTAATTCAACCAGGTTTTTTAACCAAATATTTAAACTCTAATACATTTAGATGGATGCTGTATTAGGTTTATTTAGATATTTTACTGAAAGTTTAGAAAGAAAGTCTGAACTCTAGTCCATAAAAATTTAACCAACACTACACTAAATAAAGCCAGAAAAGTACAGAACCCCAAACTCAAGGCTGACATTCTAAAACAAATTACTGCTATTTGTTCGTATAATTTTTCCATCCCTGTCACTAAGGAATGTGATATTCCAATAAAGCCAGAAAAGCACAGAACCCCAAACTCAAGGCTGACATTCTAAAACAACTTACTGCTATTTGTTCGTATAATTTTTCCATCCCTGTCACTAAGGAATGTGATATTCCCCTATAAGCTTAATCAATAAGCtattgaaaacaaataaaaaaaccccaaacctaatCCTTTATTTCTTCTAGAATTTGAGATTTCACTTCAGCCACCACCATTTGAACAGTCCCCTAAGGAGATATATTTCCTTACCAACAAGGTCCATTATTGCTTGATGAGAGCCTACAGTGacttttagtaaaaaaaaaaaaaaatgctttagaCATGGTTTCAGGAACAAAGAAGTCAATACAAAATGtgtaaaattgtatttcatttCAAGAAAGCACTGAATTGATCTGAATTGTATCATACTGTATTAATTTTAATGCCATTCCACAGGCAAGTATATATTATGTGTTGAAGAAGGTGCACAtatacacaaacacaaaatatataCACAGAGTTCAGCCCCGATTGATGCATCTTCATTAAATTTCTAGCATAGCAACTGAGTCATCTTCTGCACTTTAGAATtatgtgaaaaaattaaaataggcACAATCAATTAACACAGCTTCTAAATTACCTTATTACAGTGCATTGTTATGCACTGATAATACCTTAATAACAATATGATACCATTCAAGGTCATTTTGCTGATGTACAGGTGAAGACTAGTAAATATGATTCTAagtgcttttaaataaaattcacaaATTCTGCAGCTTTACACAGTAGAACAGTGCAATATATTGTGTCCCCATACTCCAGGAACAAGAGCTGAGTTTACAGTTGTATGTGTTTCACATGAGACTGGCTTTGCGCTTTCTGGAGCTCTAGCACTTCAGCTGAGTTGTCTATGACCTCCTTTTTTGACTCTTCCTTCTTCCAGGTGTTggctataaaaaaaaagaaaaaaaagaaaaaaaaagttcttttggTAGCTAGCTCTCACCTGGTAGAACACGACAGTTTCGAAGAAATGGTACAGCAGAAGTTCTAGAGGGCCGGCTCGTGGTGCCAGGATGACCCCGATCTCCACTTACTTCCCAGTTCCTGACTTTGGAGGAAGCTTGCTCTGGTTTCTTGGGAAAAGATTCTGCTGTgactttctgccttttttcaggAATCCCTGTTACAACTGTTGAGTTAAGAAAGGCCCTTTTTGGTTTCCTCCTCACCTTTAATTTTTTAGCAtcaggcttttctttcttaGGGTGCTTTCCCACTGTAGTTTTCCTTGTCTGGTACCTATGGATGGAGAAATCAGATTTCTGGGCACAAGGCTGAAGTTGTCTTCTCATCCcctctttctgctgttttttagTTCTGGACGTTTGTTTGCCTGTGGTtactctgttttctctcctcccaaTAGTGCATCTGACAGACTTAGGTCCTGCAGCCTTTCTGGAAAAAACTGGTTCTTTATTAGTGCCTTCTTTTCTTGTCCATATTGCTtttggagtctccctctctAACCACTCACTCCTGATGGAGGTCAGGGGAGTTTTGGTAATTCTATTAAATGGAATTAATCTATAGTCTCCCTCTATCACAGAGTTCAAAGGTGAAATGATTAGGTGTTTAAAAGAGTTCTCAGATACAAGACAATCTGCTCTTTCTGTGGAAACAGAAGGTCCATCTGCCTTTTGATTTGAGGCTGCATCATTCCCTTTATCTTGATCCGGAAGGAAAGATGTTGGAGAAGAACTACAGAAGTCTGACCAATTGAGTGACTTTGATGGCATGCTTTCTCTCTGTGTATCAGCTAGTTTCTTCATGTTTGCATCAAAGCTCAGACTTCTGAAAAGCTGTCTAACGTGAGAGGGCTTTTTGGCCTTTTCTCCAACTGTACTCTTGGGAGGCGTTTTCAGAATTCGATTTGTAAGTGGGTCATAATACTTGAGAGAACACTGTTTGTATTTATACCTTACAGAGGCCTTGCTACCTGTGGAGTGAtgatttttcctcattttgggAATATCTATAGGTTTACCTTTGCACTGTTTTACCTCTGGGCATGAGAGTACATACACCACTGTCTTGGGTTGTACAGGACTCATGATCTTGCTGTAGGACTCCGGAAGCTTAAGAGCACATAGCCTAGTTTTCatgtttggagttttttcatTCTCTAGCCACGCAATGCTTGCCTTCTGATCAGCTGGATCAGACTCTCTTCtagacattttcctttttgctacAGGATAGTTCAGCAGACTTGTTTGGGTGCCATGGCTGACTTTAACCACCTGACACCTTGAAGCCAGGCGCCATGTCCTTTTCCTAGGCTTTTTTACAATTTGTGGGTTGCATAGTGTATCTGAGGCTAAAGATGGGTTATCAAAATCAGAACCACCACTTAAAGCATCATTAAATTCTGGCAATGCTTTAACTGGTGCACTTTCTGTTCTATTACCCTCAATAATATTGATCCTTTTTTcatccttctgcttttttttcttcattctcttcCCTGTACAGTTGGCTGAGGATTCACTGTTAAAGTAGCAGCGAAAACGACCTTCCCTGAAATCACGCACAAGTTCCTCAATTTTTATATCATCTTCATACATTATTTGAGACCAAGTTTTTCCCACAAAAGAAGGAGGCAcatgaggcagggctggaagaaCTGGTTCTTCGGTATGAACTATGGCATCCTTTTTCACTGCTTCTATTTTCTCTAATGATTCAGtctttaaaacagaagagaGCTGTGTTCCATAGTTTTTATCTTGCAAACATACTTGGACTTCTTTCAGGAATTCTATATCTTTTATAGCTGCCTTGGGTAAATCTGTTCCTAGCTGTACTGGTGCATCACAGTCAAAACTCATTTCGGAGCCCTCTAAATTAGTATGGTCGAGAAGTGATGAGAAAGGTACACTGGGATTATTCTCTTCTTTGAAACAAATTTCTTCAGGTCTGGTTTTGTGGcagtatttcaaaattacatCTTCAATAGTTTCATCCACTGAACTTTCATCACCTCTGTTTGTCTTTATGTTTTTGCATCTTGCTAGTTGTGGGGATGTCCCAAGATCTAGGGAGCTGCTGATACCCACAGTATCCCTGAGATGGAGATCAGACACCAAAGTTTCGTCCTGAGTTCGTAAACTATCTCGCTTTGAGAGAGATTGACCTGAGGTAATAAAGGAAGAattgctgtggctgtgtgtgggaTTCTGATGAGGAACTGAAGGGCGTTTTGGGTGAACCGATACTGGAGCAGGATTCAGGCGTGGGTTCAATAACACATCACTAGTGCACCCCTCCATTGCTCTTTCATCACATCCGCTACGCAGAAGCGGATTTGATGCTGCCAAATCCCtagcattttttcctgttttaggATTAACAGAGGAACTGTGGCTTGTAGGACTGAGAGAAAACTGCTGAGGTACAGGGCTCACAGTTGTAAACTGACCTTCATGGCTATGATTTGCAATTCGAGCATTTTTCAGAGTTACCCATCTCTTATCGCTACAAATGCCAATAGACTGGTGGGATATTCCTGGAACACGTTCCTGGCCTCTTTGAAGTTTTTGAAAATCTTCTTGTGTAACAAAAGTTTTCTTTGTGCCCTCATGAGACAGGCATGGAACAGAAGAGCCTATTTCATGAATGGactcctggttttttttggaaatcTCCTGTTTCTCActattcctctttttctgcatctcttcCGAGGACAGGCAAGAAATCCTAGGAGCCTCCATAGTGACGGGGAGTGGCATGTCATCATAGGTTGGTCTAaagaggaggggagaaaaaacagcttATATAAATATTGGAAATATACTTAAAATTTTTCAAACAACAGCAGTGTGGAGTTTTTTAAAGAGTCATTACCTAGACTGCATCTCTTCTAATGAACAAACTAAAATTACTGTTTCTGCTACTCCAGCAACATTCAATTTCCTATAATTATGGAGGGGGAAATGCTCTGCAAAGCTAAAGATAACAATTTGGACATTAGTCTACCATCCTCTGTATGCAATCATCAATTAAGAACAGCCAAACAGAGATtacaataattttataaatacagaaaagcaggaaaagtaaAGACACTTCCTTTGTTTGAAATGGTAAACCTATTAGTCATACTATCATTACTTAAAATCGAGCTTTTGTAGAGAAATGGAACATTATAATACGAGACAGTATAAAAACCATTGTTGAGTATAAATGCCCTTTCCCCTACAAAACATGGCTGCCTGATAGGAACGCTCACATGTGGCCAAGGAATTCCATGTTTACTGTTTCTCACAGACATAGCACAGCTTCTGACTCACTCCTGTAAGAAGCCAAGTTAGGATTGTTCAGCCTTGCTGTGACAACAGATTTTATATATTCTGTAACTGGCAGCTCCGTCTTTAGGACGACCTCAAACACAAGGGTTTGTGCCTTGCAGAATTAATACAGCTGAAAGATATGGACTATGTTTCCTACGCAACACAGGAACCCAGAAGGCTTCCATGTGTAGCAGCAAGGCAAATTCaacaaaaacttattttaaaatatggaaatataaCTGAAGAAGAGAATACTGTGTTTCACTCGAAAATTATAACCAGACCTTGTGAGACCCAAATGGATGTTTACTTTAATACGTGGCAGAAATCAGCCAACAGAAGTACTGTGAAAAAAGTTTATAGTACAGTACTTTCCTTGGTTAAATAACTAAGAATACATAGTTGTATATACACAGGTATATACTTGGCTATATAACTAAGATATATATATCCAGCTAAGGGACATACAACTGATAAGCAAGAGAAACCTCATataatgaaacattttaaaaaaaccaggaTTATTTATATTACTATATGAATGCAAAGCAATCACATTCATCAGATGATCAAACAATCAGCCTATCATCTGAACTGCAAATTTGCCCTTGCATGAATTCTTGGTCACCTAAGCTCTGAAACAGGACCTAAAGGGAATGTCAGATACAacagaaataatcttttaaCTTTCTAACTTCAGAGTTCTCCCATCTTTGTGTGAAACATTTTTGCATCCTGGCATCTGGACATTGCTGAAAGACTGAATATAAAACTAAATTGATTTTCATATGGAGAAACTATAGAAACTCCTAGGTTTCTATCCCAGTTAACAGCCTACAAGCACTTCTCAAAAACTACTATTAAGCAAATGTCCTTGGGTGGGAGAGAACAGAACTACAGTTTTATATAGTTAGGGACTTCTGACCGTTTTGCTACAAATTACCCCCTtaaggaaaatgaagatttaCTTTCTAAAACACTCAATACTATTTCTTTAGGTAAAAAACTTACATACCAAGAGTTTGGAGGAAGGAATGATTTGGTGGTTTGTGggtgtctggttttgttttgtttttttactggGGGAGAACAACAATATCCTTTGAAATTCAGTATAAGGCAAAGCTCTgatgaatttttcctttttccacatAACTACTAGATATACTGGTTCTGTAAAACAAATCGAGTCTTACAAATGTTTCCATAATCTTTTAAAATGACACATGAAGATCTCTTGTTTGAATTCAGCTAAACAGTAAAAGCAGGTATTTAAAGTACTGAGTGAAACAGTGTATAAATCCAAGTGTTttaacatgagaaaaaaaatcaaaatcttacCTCAGGTGTCAGCTAAGACCACAACTTTCTCTTCAGAGCAGGACCACAACACAAATCTATTTACgctttcttttccatctttgctTTTCTACCTCCAAACACTGTCTAGATTTGGAGTTACGCTTCCCCCTTCTTCCTCCAACTTAAATCTAGATTTTGTAcataatttttctcattctaTTCCTTCTTAGAACCACTTAGAGAAACATGAGTAGATAGTTTTTCCTTGTTAGTAGGTTTCATTCACCAAAGGAACAACTTTGTATCAGTGACACCTCAAGAGAAGGCTTTCTTAAAATGAATCCTGTATTTCCCATGGCAAAAAATGGTGGAAGTTCTCCAGATAGTATGATTAAATCTAATTATTTAAGATGGGAGGACAATTACTTACTTGTAGTGATGTATATATACATCATGTCCTGGACTAGTTTGGCACAGACATGCATATTAGCTAAttccagcacatccctgagACTATCAATGAGTGCTTTCAGACAAAAGATCCTTCTGCTTGTTTGTCAGACATACAGCAGCTGTACACTGAGAAATACTGTACTGTACTGAGATCaaactgggatttttgtttgcctttcaAAAACATAACAATTAAGGTTTAACTGATTTTCCTtcattaacagagaaaaatttaaCACACTGATCCTATTATCACTCTTGCAACATGCGTATGATAAATAAAGAGAACACTTTTCAAAATCTGAGCATTAATAAATTAGCCAATTAATGTAATTCAAGTACTAATCAAACATGTGAACTGCAAggataatgaaaaaataaacatgtaaaTACCTCCCTGACATAATAATgaacaacaaaccaaaattaCAAACTCTTTCATAACAtaccataaaatattttataaaatgttttatatatatatatttatataaatatatataaagacAAGAATTATAATATTTAGAATTAAATATACAAAGTTCAAATTTTAAGAATTTGTAAATGCATGTGGGATTGTACAGTCTGCTACTGTAAGTGCTGACCCAtatattccttctcttttcaggTCTTCATATTTAAATGCTATCAGTGGTGTTGTTTCAAATCCGTAAGTAGCAAAGTTTATTTGTCTTCATTGAGCAAGTTCCACCTCAATTGAGCCAAATTTACTGCTCAGCAGTAGaacaaaaacagaaattcaTAACACATGCATTCCACTAACACATACCAAGAAAAAAGCCTTCTGTATTATACCTGCTGTCATGGTATCTGTGGGGATGATGCTGTAAAACATCTTGCAGGAAACGTTCCATCAAGCTACTGGTACCCATACGATTTCTACAGTATGTTGTAAAatgtctgtgctgggagctgaaaaCATGCTGGTGAAAGATACAACAGATGATTAGTCTAATACTACTGCTAATACACAGGCCTTTGTTAGTATGATTAAATCTAATTATTTAAGATGGGAGGACAATTACTTACTTGTAGTGATGTATATATACATCATGTCCTGGACTAGTTTGGCACAGACATGCATATTAGCTAAttccagcacatccctgagACTTATTTACTTGTAGTGATGTATATATCCTGGACTAGTTTGGCACAGACATGCATATTAGCTAAttccagcacatccctgagACTATCAATGAGTGCTTTCAGACAAAAGATCCTTCTGCTTGTTTGTCAGACATACAGCAGCTGTACACTGAGAAACACTGTACTGTACTGAGATCaaactgggatttttgtttgcctttcaAAAACATAACAATTAAGGTTTAACTGATTTTCCTtcattaacagagaaaaatttaaCACACTGATCCTATTATCACTCTTGCAACATGCGTATGATAAATAAAGAGAACACTTTTCAAAATCTGAGCATTAATAAATTAGCCAATTAATGTAATTCAAGTACTAATCAAACATGTGAACTGCAAggataatgaaaaaataaacatgtaaaTACCTCCCTGACATAATAATgaacaacaaaccaaaattaCAAACTCTTTCATAACAtaccataaaatattttataaaatgttttatatatatatatttatataaatatatataaagacAAGAATTATAATATTTAGAATTAAATATACAAAGTTCAAATTTTAAGAATTTGTAAATGCATGTGGGATTGTACAGTCTGCTACTGTAAGTGCTGACCCAtatattccttctcttttcaggTCTTCATATTTAAATGCTATCAGTGGTGTTGTTTCAAATCCGTAAGTAGCAAAGTTTATTTGTCTTCATTGAGCAAGTTCCACCTCAATTGAGCCAAATTTACTGCTCAGCAGTAGaacaaaaacagaaattcaTAACACATGCATTCCACTAACACATACCAAGAAAAAAGCCTTCTGTATTATACCTGCTGTCATGGTATCTGTGGGGATGATGCTGTAAAACATCTTGCAGGAAACGTTCCATCAAGCTACTGGTACCCATACGATTTCTACAGTATGTTGTAAAatgtctgtgctgggagctgaaaaCATGCTGGTGAAAGATACAACAGATGATTAGTCTAATACTACTGCTAATACACAGGCCTATTCCtaaaaattccttcccaggTTAAACATTACATCATTGCTATgaaaatctttaaataaaaagaaaaatcttattttctatttcaaaatctTAATTGATATTTTTAAGTATGTTTAGGCAGGCTCAAGCAATACTAAAATGTATTGAAATATCTTTATGAGTCAGAACTTAAATTAGTGATTCTGGTAGCTGCTGACAAATCTCTTCTAAGTAGTACAAATACTCTCACAAATCTCACAGCTGCTCACAAGTCTCTTAACCAGAACAAATACTCTAAATGTACTCTAAATGTATAAATTACTTATAATATTCTTGAACTTCATATGAGCAAACATCCTATAATTCACTCTAAttaacaagatttttttaagtgtagAAGATTAAATAGGCTTCTGCTTTCTAATTAAAAAAGTCTGAAAGACAGGAGACTGacaaaagaactgaaaatggTTGTTCAAATGTCTCCAGCCTTGATATCTAACATATTACTATAActctaatattttaaaatatatagaGATCTCAAGATTCAAGACACAGGAAAAACCATAATGGATGcaatgcagagctgtgtggcacTTCGGAAAAGCAGactgcagcagctgttccaCTCCTCTGGCATCTTTTATGACAGGTAACAAATAAACAAGGTATCTTCCTCAGGGGACATACTGTGCAATTCAcaaactgtttattttccaCTCAGTATTGGTTGCTCAGTGTAGAAACTGATATTTATAAGCTGATAAAGCCTTTAGGTACTCCTTGCTATCTGCTGCCAAATTATCCAGAAGTTGTCTCACCTGTTCCAGATTACTGTAGTGTACGTGGCAACAGTTGCAGTATCCTTGTCTATTTTGCCCAGCGGATGCTCCAGGCCGAGGATGTTCCTGTCCTCTTCTGTGCAAACTGGAAGAAGCAGGTAATATTATCAAGACATGTTGGGTTGATTAATCCATGTCCTTAGCATGGAAATTCTAAGTATCTATCTTACtacagagatgggaaaaaaagataaacatttctattttagaTTTGTAATGGTAAGTGGGACTGTGTATTATAAAGTATTCTCAAACAAATTTCactaaaaaactttttccttaaATGCAGAACCAAGGATAAAAGCTTGAAGGCACAGTTagctgaaatctgaaaataattgcCTCTAAAGAGAAAGGTACAGTCatctttttatttgtctgttagtattttgaaaggaaaaaaaaaaaaaccccaaaaccacttGACATCCACACAGTAGTTTGGGACACTACAATGTGCCTTCCCCACAGTTTTTAACAGTACGTGGGTGTAAGATACAAAGGACCTCCAATCATACATTTAATCCATTTTGCATCACAAAAATACCATTACACAAGGTAGCAGACTAGGCTGAAAAGCAGATTCTTCCCATTTTACTTTGGCAAGCAGTAAGCTGGATGCCAGTCAGATCATCACGTAACTTACCTGCTACTGCTGTCCTGACGTGGAGAGCCCTCAACACCATGTCTTTGGATtcctacagaaaaacaaaaacaacaacaagaaatGAACCAACCAAACACACAtgtacaaaacacaaaaaccaacaGAGTATCAAGGAGATGCAGAGTTTTACCTGCAGCTAGCTACTTCTCTTATATTGCATATGTCAAAACTactattttaaaggaagataaAAGGTTTAGTAAGATGCATGAAGAGATCCTTTTGTCTGCAAAGTTCATCCAACAACGTCATAAAATCAGCTTTACTCTTTCATAGCTGAGGTGAGTTATTCAACTGATTTGTCTGGATTTAAGACTAAGCAATCTACATCGGTACTGCAACATCCATGATCACAGAGATAAAATAGCACCTATATGGAATCTTTGTGGATGATTTAGAAGTCACTCCTTCCATCTAAGTTCCATAATGAAATTCAAGAAATCAAAGTATGCAAGTGAACTAATGCTTCTATTGATagttattacattttaaaatgtaactgCAACAAAAACTACTTTGAACTTTTTCAACTTCTTACCTTGTGCTGAAGAAGCAGAAGCTTCATCAGATCGTTTGATTCTCTCAAACATCTGTAAGTAAAAAATTGTTAAAGTCAGTCCATCCTCATACTCACTGTATCCTGAAGCTCCTCCTTCAGTCCAAGCTACAAGCTCTCTAGAAGCTCTAAACTGTTTCAGCTACAGACCAATACTTGATTTAAATGAAGCTGCATTCTaaaaagaaactgctgctttACTAAGTTACCCTAATACTACATTAAACAATACGTTTTAACTCTGATAGAAGGGGTTAACTTTTAATTAATGAAATCAGATACTATACTTAAGAGCACAGCCCACACCCTGATAGGTTACTAAGCAATAATCTTGtctaattaatttaattaatttcctaaGTTGCCTTAACAATTAAGACAGGAGATATATGTAAGAAAACCCATATGAGACCTACATGACACAAAGTGATTATCTAGGCTGGAAAAGTAATCCTTATTACTCAAAAGATCTGCAAATCAGTCCTGAATCTCAcaacttttaataaaaatatggcTGCAGCAACAAGTAGTTATGTGCTTTAGGGTGTCCAAATGCAAAGGACTTCCAGGTGTCACACAGGCCTTTTGCTATGGAACACAAGCATTAAATCAGCTTTGTAGTACCTACCTTAGAGTCACCAACCTTCCTCATCCACCAGAGCTGACTCCAGACTAGCAAGCAATAAATGTCAAACAGGAGGCCATTTGCAGTGCAGGACACTTCTC
This genomic window contains:
- the LOC101809858 gene encoding DBF4-type zinc finger-containing protein 2 isoform X1, producing the protein MGTSSLMERFLQDVLQHHPHRYHDSRPTYDDMPLPVTMEAPRISCLSSEEMQKKRNSEKQEISKKNQESIHEIGSSVPCLSHEGTKKTFVTQEDFQKLQRGQERVPGISHQSIGICSDKRWVTLKNARIANHSHEGQFTTVSPVPQQFSLSPTSHSSSVNPKTGKNARDLAASNPLLRSGCDERAMEGCTSDVLLNPRLNPAPVSVHPKRPSVPHQNPTHSHSNSSFITSGQSLSKRDSLRTQDETLVSDLHLRDTVGISSSLDLGTSPQLARCKNIKTNRGDESSVDETIEDVILKYCHKTRPEEICFKEENNPSVPFSSLLDHTNLEGSEMSFDCDAPVQLGTDLPKAAIKDIEFLKEVQVCLQDKNYGTQLSSVLKTESLEKIEAVKKDAIVHTEEPVLPALPHVPPSFVGKTWSQIMYEDDIKIEELVRDFREGRFRCYFNSESSANCTGKRMKKKKQKDEKRINIIEGNRTESAPVKALPEFNDALSGGSDFDNPSLASDTLCNPQIVKKPRKRTWRLASRCQVVKVSHGTQTSLLNYPVAKRKMSRRESDPADQKASIAWLENEKTPNMKTRLCALKLPESYSKIMSPVQPKTVVYVLSCPEVKQCKGKPIDIPKMRKNHHSTGSKASVRYKYKQCSLKYYDPLTNRILKTPPKSTVGEKAKKPSHVRQLFRSLSFDANMKKLADTQRESMPSKSLNWSDFCSSSPTSFLPDQDKGNDAASNQKADGPSVSTERADCLVSENSFKHLIISPLNSVIEGDYRLIPFNRITKTPLTSIRSEWLERETPKAIWTRKEGTNKEPVFSRKAAGPKSVRCTIGRRENRVTTGKQTSRTKKQQKEGMRRQLQPCAQKSDFSIHRYQTRKTTVGKHPKKEKPDAKKLKVRRKPKRAFLNSTVVTGIPEKRQKVTAESFPKKPEQASSKVRNWEVSGDRGHPGTTSRPSRTSAVPFLRNCRVLPAVWPILQSMIEKSTQMADLRTEILSLRNWWVGCFWVILLVSIFVCVSFFLLCFFMGEDWFF
- the LOC101809858 gene encoding DBF4-type zinc finger-containing protein 2 isoform X3; the encoded protein is MPLPVTMEAPRISCLSSEEMQKKRNSEKQEISKKNQESIHEIGSSVPCLSHEGTKKTFVTQEDFQKLQRGQERVPGISHQSIGICSDKRWVTLKNARIANHSHEGQFTTVSPVPQQFSLSPTSHSSSVNPKTGKNARDLAASNPLLRSGCDERAMEGCTSDVLLNPRLNPAPVSVHPKRPSVPHQNPTHSHSNSSFITSGQSLSKRDSLRTQDETLVSDLHLRDTVGISSSLDLGTSPQLARCKNIKTNRGDESSVDETIEDVILKYCHKTRPEEICFKEENNPSVPFSSLLDHTNLEGSEMSFDCDAPVQLGTDLPKAAIKDIEFLKEVQVCLQDKNYGTQLSSVLKTESLEKIEAVKKDAIVHTEEPVLPALPHVPPSFVGKTWSQIMYEDDIKIEELVRDFREGRFRCYFNSESSANCTGKRMKKKKQKDEKRINIIEGNRTESAPVKALPEFNDALSGGSDFDNPSLASDTLCNPQIVKKPRKRTWRLASRCQVVKVSHGTQTSLLNYPVAKRKMSRRESDPADQKASIAWLENEKTPNMKTRLCALKLPESYSKIMSPVQPKTVVYVLSCPEVKQCKGKPIDIPKMRKNHHSTGSKASVRYKYKQCSLKYYDPLTNRILKTPPKSTVGEKAKKPSHVRQLFRSLSFDANMKKLADTQRESMPSKSLNWSDFCSSSPTSFLPDQDKGNDAASNQKADGPSVSTERADCLVSENSFKHLIISPLNSVIEGDYRLIPFNRITKTPLTSIRSEWLERETPKAIWTRKEGTNKEPVFSRKAAGPKSVRCTIGRRENRVTTGKQTSRTKKQQKEGMRRQLQPCAQKSDFSIHRYQTRKTTVGKHPKKEKPDAKKLKVRRKPKRAFLNSTVVTGIPEKRQKVTAESFPKKPEQASSKVRNWEVSGDRGHPGTTSRPSRTSAVPFLRNCRVLPAVWPILQSMIEKSTQMADLRTEILSLRNWWVGCFWVILLVSIFVCVSFFLLCFFMGEDWFF